A genomic region of Aspergillus oryzae RIB40 DNA, chromosome 1 contains the following coding sequences:
- a CDS encoding putative ubiquinone biosynthesis monooxgenase (Coq6) (monooxygenase involved in coenzyme Q (ubiquinone) biosynthesis) yields MRPFTRSALRPYVCPSCRSGRLVGRRRFGSKPDQAPDVYDVVCVGGGPAGLGLLAALRASPLTSKLRVALIETQDLQKARAWSLDSQHFSNRVSSLTPSSVSFLKKIGAWEHLDTDRAQEYQEMQVWDGETDSRITFDWSADTSPFENLPTVATMTENANLVRGLLSRIAASGDENISIFSNTTVSSIENGTDHPDGPDLSAWPVLSLAPNGTAQSQLPTRIAARLLVGADGINSPVRRFADIATEGWDYNRHGVVATLSLADPDQVSFPIGTRTAYQRFLPSLGGPVALLPLPNNHATLVWSTTVENAAYLKSLSPKAFIAMVNAAFRLSMTDLKYMMRMERPANSASDYEDLHESELTWRLQHTPQASQVPPMVNGVQEGSVASFPLRFRHASTYISPRVALVGDAAHVIHPLAGQGLNLGMGDVASLSKTIEYAVDHGMDIGDILSLEKYTAERWAVNAKIGGVCDMLHKLYNVPGHGPVAWGRSLGLEIIDRLPFVKGFLMKNAEG; encoded by the exons ATGCGGCCATTTACTCGGTCGGCACTCCGGCCTTATGTTTGCCCCTCCTGTCGGTCTGGCCGCCTTGTGGGCCGTAGAAGATTTGGGTCCAAGCCCGATCAAGCCCCCGATGTCTACGATGTGGTGTGTGTCGGAGGTGGCCCAGCAGGTCTAGGGTTACTAGCAGCTTTGC GTGCCTCCCCCTTAACCTCAAAGCTCAGGGTAGCCCTCATCGAGACCCAGGACCTCCAAAAAGCTCGCGCCTGGAGCCTCGATTCACAGCACTTCTCAAACAGAGTCAGCAGTTTAACGCCCTCGTCCGTGTCGTTcctgaagaagatcggtGCCTGGGAACATCTTGACACAGACCGAGCTCAAGAATACCAGGAGATGCAAGTATGGGACGGCGAAACAGATTCCCGCATAACTTTCGACTGGTCCGCGGATACCTCCCCGTTCGAGAATCTCCCCACAGTCGCGACAATGACGGAAAACGCCAATCTCGTCCGCGGACTTCTGTCGCGCATCGCGGCATCTGGAGACGAGAACATCTCAATCTTCTCGAACACAACCGTCTCATCTATCGAAAACGGTACGGACCACCCGGACGGACCGGACCTATCAGCCTGGCCTGTTCTCTCCCTCGCTCCAAACGGCACAGCACAGTCGCAACTCCCCACTCGGATCGCCGCAAGACTACTAGTTGGTGCGGACGGTATCAACAGCCCTGTCCGCCGGTTCGCCGACATCGCAACCGAGGGCTGGGACTACAACCGCCACGGCGTCGTTGCGACTCTTTCCCTTGCCGACCCTGATCAGGTCTCATTTCCTATCGGCACGAGAACCGCCTACCAGCGCTTCCTGCCCTCCCTCGGCGGCCCAGTTGCTTTGCTACCACTCCCCAACAACCACGCAACACTAGTGTGGTCCACCACGGTAGAAAACGCCGCCTATCTCAAGTCTCTTTCCCCGAAAGCGTTCATCGCTATGGTCAATGCCGCATTCCGCCTTTCTATGACCGACCTCAAGTATATGATGCGCATGGAGCGCCCAGCAAACTCTGCATCGGACTACGAGGATTTACACGAGAGCGAACTGACTTGGCGTCTGCAACATACCCCGCAAGCCTCCCAAGTCCCGCCCATGGTCAACGGCGTGCAGGAGGGCAGCGTGGCCTCTTTCCCTCTGCGCTTCCGACATGCATCAACCTACATCTCACCGCGCGTGGCTCTGGTCGGCGATGCCGCCCATGTAATCCATCCGCTCGCTGGACAAGGTCTCAACCTTGGAATGGGTGATGTGGCGTCCCTCTCCAAGACGATCGAATACGCAGTCGACCATGGAATGGATATCGGTGATATTCTTTCTTTAGAGAAATACACCGCCGAACGGTGGGCTGTAAACGCTAAGATCGGAGGTGTCTGTGATATGTTGCATAAGCTTTACAATGTTCCGGGCCATGGGCCGGTCGCATGGGGTCGCAgtttgggtttggagatCATTGATCGGTTACCTTTTGTTAAGGgattcttgatgaagaatgcCGAGGGTTGA
- a CDS encoding uncharacterized protein (predicted protein), with product MTSSTSTTTTKTTTPPAKKSKNLPAESALDLSANFANNRKGAVGYDHEVYLQLTAGRNAEKTPNQVYREERVRQRTTRALDPAILDPQGEPGPVDFECAEHEGVKERLR from the exons ATGACATCCTCTACTTCCACAACGACAACCAAAACTACAACCCCACCAgccaaaaagagcaagaatCTCCCAGCAGAATCAGCCCTGGACCTCAGTGCCAACTTCGCGAACAACCGCAAAGGAGCAGTGGGCTATGACCATGAGGTTTACCTCCAATTAACGGCGGGGAGGAACGCTGAGAAGACGCCGAATCAGGTGTATCGGGAG GAACGTGTTCGGCAGAGGACTACGAGGGCTTTGGATCCGGCGATTTTGGATCCGCAGGGAGAGCCTGGGCCGGTGGATTTCGAGTGTGCGGAGCACGAGGGAGTTAAGGAGCGGTTGAGGTGA
- a CDS encoding sorting nexin-4 (membrane coat complex Retromer, subunit VPS5/SNX1, Sorting nexins, and related PX domain-containing proteins) — translation MDQHDDFDNVSWRHEPESDISRPTTSGTDAEESPATSHDANGKRRMSSAHENPQAGPLADAVDLAGIGDGVLECRVDSPLKENDGTKDAYISYLVTTQTDFKSFQRSEFAVRRRFTDFFFLYKTLYREYPACAVPPLPDKHKMEYVRGDRFGPEFTTRRAWSLHRFLKRLALHPVLRRAPLLAIFLESPDWNAHMRLHTSRTSTNPSDNSGAPGIFDNFTDTFVNAFTKVHKPDRRFIEVREKADKLDEDLNHVEKIVARVARRESDLETDYNELATQFRKLVSLEPNVEVPLQVFAASVEETGRGLKGLKDHTDQNYLGSLRDMEAYILSLKALLKTREQKQLDFEALVDYRNKAVSERDSLATNPSSYYASNPLTSSPASFIRSKMEDMRGVDHEQSRRERVRKLELRIDELTREVESAKTTSEMFDEEVVREVADFERIKAVEFRDTLGALAEKHIDFYQGVLNTWERFVAEMEGDLDENHEGSAPQESSTTR, via the exons ATGGATCAGCACGATGACTTTGACAATGTCTCATGGAGACACGAACCTGAGAGCGACATCTCTCGTCCTACCACTTCGGGTACTGATGCCGAAGAGTCGCCTGCGACTAGTCacgatgccaatggcaagCGGAGAATGAGCTCAGCTCATGAAAACCCACAAGCCGGGCCACTGGCAGATGCGGTCGATCTAGCAGGTATCGGGGATGGGGTGTTGGAATGCCGGGTGGATTCGCCTCTGAAAGAAAATGACGGTACTAAAGACGCATACATCTCTTATTTGGTTACAACACAA ACCGATTTCAAGTCTTTCCAGAGGTCAGAATTTGCAGTGCGCAGACGATTTAcggatttcttcttcctataCAAGACACTCTATCGGGAATATCCTGCTTGCGCGGTCCCACCTCTACCCGACAAGCATAAAATGGAATACGTACGGGGGGATCGGTTCGGGCCCGAATTCACTACACGGCGTGCGTGGTCGCTACATCGATTTCTAAAGCGCTTGGCATTACATCCGGTGCTTCGCCGGGCTCCCTTGCTTGCTATATTCCTAGAATCTCCCGACTGGAATGCGCATATGCGGCTTCACACTTCTCGCACATCCACCAATCCGTCGGACAACAGCGGTGCCCCCGGAATTTTTGACAACTTTACCGATACCTTCGTAAATGCGTTTACGAAAGTCCACAAGCCTGATCGCCGGTTCATTGAGGTTCGAGAGAAGGCAGATAAATTGGATGAAGATCTCAATCACGTAGAGAAAATCGTCGCTAGGGTTGCTCGGCGTGAGTCCGATTTAGAGACCGACTATAATGAGCTCGCCACACAATTCCGCAAGTTGGTGTCTCTGGAGCCAAACGTCGAGGTTCCCCTACAGGTATTCGCGGCGTCGGTGGAGGAGACGGGACGTGGGCTCAAAGGTCTCAAAGATCACACGGATCAAAACTACCTTGGCTCGCTCCGGGATATGGAGGCCTACATTCTGTCCCTCAAGGCGCTTCTAAAAACCCGTGAGCAGAAACAACTCGACTTTGAAGCCCTAGTGGATTACCGCAACAAAGCCGTGAGCGAGCGCGACTCGCTCGCCACCAACCCATCATCCTACTATGCCTCTAATCCCCTGACCTCATCGCCTGCGTCCTTCATCCGCTCCAAGATGGAAGATATGCGCGGGGTCGACCATGAGCAGTCACGGCGGGAGCGGGTCCGGAAATTAGAGCTGCGCATCGACGAACTGACTCGCGAGGTAGAATCTGCTAAGACCACGTCCGAGATGTTCGATGAAGAGGTCGTCCGTGAAGTTGCGGATTTCGAGCGAATCAAGGCGGTTGAATTCCGGGACACTCTTGGAGCGCTGGCCGAGAAGCATATTGACTTCTACCAGGGAGTGTTGAATACATGGGAGAGGTTTGTCGCGGAGATGGAAGGTGATTTAGATGAGAATCACGAAGGATCCGCCCCCCAGGAGAGTAGTACAACACGATGA
- a CDS encoding histidine--tRNA ligase (Histidyl-tRNA synthetase), translated as MGKEKNNFNLKTPKGTKDWSGSDALLRDRIFTTIADVFKRHGGTALDTPVFELREILAGKYGEDSKLIYDLQDQGGEICSLRYDLTVPFARWLAMNPDVRSMKRYHIAKVYRRDQPAVSKGRMREFYQCDFDVAGTFDPMVPDAEVLKIVTEVFEELGWQGRYSIKINHRKILDGVFEVCGVPADKIRPISSAVDKLDKMPWADVRKEMVEEKGLDGAVADKIETYVVKKGTRDLLETLLKDEALLANASAKAGLEDMGLLMDYLEAFGVLDRISFDMSLARGLDYYTGVIYEVVTEGSAPAVSSSAPEAEKLQKSGKKSKSKGNADDDDRSNDPTLGVGSVAAGGRYDNLVGMFLPKAQIPCVGVSFGVDRIFSITKARLEREKSAEALRSSEVDAFVMAFGGKGFTGMLKERMNVCQTLWNAGVKAEFSYKVKPKLPQQFKAAEQGGVPFAVILGEDELAEGKVRIKEMGLEDGHPEKEGVLVDLASLPAEVKARVARKRDQASAVTQQLEGLNVNAPTN; from the exons ATGGgtaaggaaaagaacaacttcaacctcaAGACCCCTAAGGGTACCAAGGACTGGTCTGGGTCCGATGCCCTCCTCCGCGATCGCATCTTTACCACCATTGCCGATGTCTTCAAGCGTCACGGCGGCACGGCGCTGGACACCCCCGTCTTCGAGCTGCGCGAGATTCTCGCCGGAAAATATGGCGAGGACTCCAAGCTCATCTACGACCTGCAGGACCAGGGTGGTGAGATCTGCTCCCTCCGCTACGATTTGACCGTTCCCTTTGCCCGTTGGCTCGCCATGAACCCCGACGTGCGCAGCATGAAGCGTTATCATATCGCCAAGGTGTATCGACGGGATCAACCCGCCGTCAGCAAGGGTCGCATGAGGGAGTTCTATCAGTGTGACTTCGATGTTGCTGGTACCTTCGACCCTATGGTCCCCGATGCCGAGGTCTTGAAGATTGTCACCGAAGTGTTCGAGGAGCTTGGATGGCAAGGTCGTTACAGCATCAAGATCAACCACCGGAAGATCTTGGATGGTGTCTTCGAGGTGTGTGGTGTGCCGGCAGACAAGATCCGCCCCATTTCTAGCGCAGTGGACAAGTTGGATAAGATGCCTTGGGCCGATGTCCGGAAGGAgatggttgaagagaagggcCTTGACGGCGCCGTCGCGGACAAGATTGAAACATATGTCGTCAAGAAGGGTACACGGGACCTTCTTGAGACTCTGTTGAAGGATGAGGCTCTCCTGGCCAATGCCTCCGCTAAGGCTGGTCTGGAGGATATGGGTCTCCTTATGGACTACTTGGAGGCTTTCGGAGTCCTCGACCGTATCTCTTTCGACATGAGTCTTGCTCGTGGATTGGATTAT TACACCGGTGTCATCTACGAAGTTGTTACCGAAGGCTCCGCACCAGCCGTTTCATCCTCTGCTCCCGAGGCGGAGAAACTGCAGAagtcaggaaagaagagcaagtctAAGGGCAAcgccgatgacgatgacagATCCAATGACCCCACTCTGGGAGTGGGAAGTGTTGCCGCTGGTGGCCGCTACGACAACTTGGTTGGCATGTTCTTGCCCAAGGCTCAGATCCCCTGTGTTGGTGTCTCATTCGGTGTCGACCgtatcttctccatcaccaaGGCCCGCCTTGAGCGTGAAAAGAGCGCCGAGGCTCTGCGCAGCAGCGAAGTCGACGCTTTCGTCATGGCTTTCGGCGGCAAGGGCTTCACCGGCATGCTAAAGGAGCGCATGAACGTCTGCCAGACTCTGTGGAACGCCGGTGTCAAG GCCGAATTTTCCTACAAGGTTAAGCCCAAGCTCCCACAACAGTTCAAGGCCGCCGAACAAGGCGGTGTCCCCTTCGCCGTCATCCTGGGTGAGGACGAACTCGCTGAAGGCAAAGTCCGCATCAAGGAAATGGGTCTCGAGGACGGCCACCCCGAGAAGGAAGGTGTGCTGGTGGATCTCGCTAGTCTTCCCGCCGAGGTAAAAGCCCGTGTCGCTAGGAAGAGGGATCAAGCGTCCGCTGTAACACAACAACTCGAGGGCCTTAACGTCAATGCCCCGACGAACTAG